The Rhodopseudomonas palustris genome window below encodes:
- a CDS encoding 2-oxoacid:acceptor oxidoreductase family protein yields MSTSRIELRFGGTGGQGLLLSAKLLADALALEGRHVAQSQTYEPTSRGGFCNADLVVAHGEVDYPLPIEFDHLVLLDKIAIKPSWPKLKAGALVISDVRLCPELPEGGRFKRYPLPLSRTAIELGSERVTNIVALGVLIELSGICKHKSVEQVVRASSPRGFLDLNMDALAAGYALAKAPAVAAAS; encoded by the coding sequence ATGTCGACATCCCGCATCGAACTGCGCTTCGGCGGCACCGGCGGCCAGGGCCTGCTGCTCAGCGCCAAGCTGCTCGCCGACGCGCTGGCGCTGGAAGGCCGCCACGTCGCGCAGTCGCAGACCTATGAGCCGACCTCGCGCGGCGGCTTCTGCAACGCCGATCTCGTCGTCGCCCATGGCGAGGTCGATTATCCGCTGCCGATCGAATTCGACCATCTGGTTCTGCTGGACAAGATCGCGATCAAGCCGTCCTGGCCGAAGCTCAAGGCCGGCGCGCTGGTGATTTCCGACGTCCGGCTGTGCCCCGAACTGCCGGAGGGCGGACGTTTCAAGCGCTACCCGCTGCCACTCAGCCGCACGGCGATCGAACTCGGCAGCGAACGCGTTACCAATATCGTGGCGCTGGGCGTGCTGATCGAACTGTCCGGCATCTGCAAACACAAATCGGTCGAGCAGGTAGTGCGCGCGTCCTCGCCGCGGGGCTTCCTCGATCTCAACATGGACGCGCTGGCCGCCGGCTACGCGCTGGCCAAGGCGCCTGCCGTCGCGGCGGCCTCCTGA